The sequence CCCAGCAGCATGCCCATGCTGAAGACGTCTGTGGCGGTGGTCAGCAGGATGGCCGAGGCCGTCGCCGGATCCGCGCCCATGCGTTTCAGGAACAAGGGCACGAGCACGCCGATCATGCCAGACAGCATGCAGCTCAATGTCATTGCGCCAAGCACGACCGCGCCGAGATGCACGGCATGGAGGCTGGCATCGGTGCTGGCGTAGAACCACATGCCGATCGCGGCGGTGACGCCGACCAGCAAGCCGTTCAACAAGCCCAGCCGCATTTCCTTCCAGAGCATCTTGCGCTTGCCGCTGCCGCCGAGCTCGTCCAGTGCCATTGCCCGCAGGGTGACGGCCATGGCCTGGCAACCGGTGTTGCCGCTTTGCCCGGCGAGCACCGGCAGGAACGCAGCGAGTACCACGATCTGCGCAATGGTCTCCTCGAACACGCCGACGACCGCGGCGGCGATGAATGCCGTCAGCAGGTTCACTTGCAACCAGGGATGGCGGAAGCGGAAGGCACGCAACCAGGGCGTGGTGACATGCTCTTCGTTCTGCACACCGACCATGCGGCCCGGTGTGGCAGCCAGCAGGTCGGCCTGTTCTTCGACCAGGGTGTAGCCGGGAACGAGACCGACGAGCTCGCCATCGTTATTGGTGACCGGGTACACCGGGTAATGCCGCGAAAAAACCTCGTGCACGGCGTCGCGGATTTTCATGTCCGGCAGCAGCACGAAGGGATTCGGCACCATGATGTCTCGCAGCTGCGCGGTTTCATCCGCGAACAGCAGGTCACGCATCACCACCACGCCGGACAGGCAGCCCTGCGCATCGGTGCAGTAGGCGTAGGTAAAGAGGGTTTCATCCAGCAGCTTGCGCAGCGAGGCCCGGCACTCGGCAACGGAAGTTGTCTCGGGGAAGACACCCACGGCCGGTTCCATCAGGTGACCGACGGTGTCGGCCTCGAACTGCTGGTTGATCTCCCATTGCCGGCGGCGCTCCTCGGGCAGCAGGGGTGTGATGCGGGCGGATTGTTCTTCTTCAAGATGGCCAGCCACTTTCATGGCAAAGGAAGAGGGCAGCTCCTCGAACGCCGCGACCACCGTCGCATCATCGAAATGCGCCAGCAGCTCCGCGGCATCCAGTGGCGCACGACGTTCAAGCGCCTGCACCAGCCGAGCCATGTCGACCTGATTTCTTTCTTGCGAGCCAGCCTGGCTCCAGTCGGTTTTCATGAGGATTCCCCGCCCCGAGATGTCGATGCTGCATTCTAGCAGTGCCGGGTGATTTGCTGGCAGACTGGCAGCAGGTCCACAGGGGAAGGCGCATCATGAGCAAGGTCACTGTTCGAACCGCCACGCAGGATGATCTCCCTGAACTGGCGATGATGTTCGACGCCTACCGGGTCTTCTATGCGCAACCGGGTGATCCGGGAAAAGCCCGCGCTTTCCTGGAAGAGCGCTTCGAAAATCGGGAGTCGATCGTTCTGCTCGCCGAGCTGGACGGCGGGCCGGCCGGCTTCACGCAGCTCTATCCGATGTTTTCGTCAGTGCGTTGTTGCCGCACCTGGGTGCTGAACGACCTCTTCGTCGCCGTGCATGCCCGTCGGCAGGGCGTGGCCGATGCCTTGCTGGAAGCAGCGGAGAACCACGCGCGTGAATCCGGCGCCGGTGGCCTGATGCTGGAGACGCAACACTCGAACAAGCCGGCACAGGTGCTTTACCGGAAGCGGGGCTGGCAGGAAGAAACCGAGACCACCTGGTTTTCCTTCAAGACCTGAGAAATTACGGTCAAAAAAAAGCCCCTCGACGAGGGGCTTCTTCCTGTCTCTTTGCAGCGAGGCTTACTTGGAGCCTTCCACCATGTAGTCGACGGCGGCCTTGACCTCTTCGTCGCTCAGGTAGCTGGCGCCGCCCTTGGGCGGCATGTAACCGGCGCTGCCCTGGTAGCCTTCGATGGCGTGCTTGTAGAGGGTGTCATTGCCCTGGGCAATGCGATCGGTCCAGGCAGCGGCATCACCGAACTTCGGTGCACCGGCAACACCGGCACCGTGGCAGGCAATGCAGGCCTTGTTGTAGGCCGCTTCGCCGCTCAGCGCTTCGGCCGCCGCGCCGTTGCTGCTGGCAGCAACCTTCACCGGCTGGGCAGCCGGCAGCTCGTCCTCGGTCGTCAGCACCTTGCCCACCGGCTCGAGCTGCTGGGCAGCCTTGGCCATGGCATAGGGGTTCTCGCTGTTGTCCGTGTCGAGGTTGCTCTCGGCCAGGTGATTGGCGAGGAAATACATCGCGACGGTGAACAGCATCAGTGCGCCGATCACGATCAAGAAGGTGTCCAGAAATTTGCGGTCCTGATCCATTGTCTCTACCTGCCTTGTTACCTGACGTGGCGCCCGGCTTCCGGGCGGCTGTTGAATTCGTGGCCTGGCGGGCGAGCCGTCCAGGCAGGGGACGCATTATAAGAGAGGCGGGCAGGCGGTTGCCAGCCGCTGATGTGCCCATTGCGGCCTATTCGCTGCTGGCTGCCGCTTCCGAGGGCTGGGCCGGGCGCGGCGCCGGCAGGAAGCGCAGTTCGGCGGAGCGTTCCAGGGAGCTCAGCCGCAGTCCCTCGCCGATCCGCTCGACAAACCAGAAGCCGGACAGGTCGGCAAGCGGACCCTCTCCCTCCAGGCCGGGACAGGCTCGACGGGTCATGGCCAGCGGGCCGACCAGCACCACGTTGCCCGGGAAGCGCAGCACCCCGGCCGTGAAGCGATTGCAGCCGGCCTGGCCTGCCAGCTGGTTGTTCTCCAGCCATGACAGGCGCCCGGGCGAGTCGTCGCCTTCGGTGCTGAGCCACCAGTCCTCACCGGGTCGCCAGCCATCCGGCCAGCCTTCGCGGGCAGGTGGCTGCGCGGCTTCCCAGCGCTCGGACCCCCAGTCATAACGCAACCGTTTCCAGCGCGGCATCGGCGTGCTGCCGGACTGGCTGCTGTCCTGGCGCGACCAGGCGAGCGGGAAACGCCGCAACAGGGTATTGCCGTGGACATGGAAAATGTCCTGGC comes from Gammaproteobacteria bacterium and encodes:
- a CDS encoding magnesium transporter → MKTDWSQAGSQERNQVDMARLVQALERRAPLDAAELLAHFDDATVVAAFEELPSSFAMKVAGHLEEEQSARITPLLPEERRRQWEINQQFEADTVGHLMEPAVGVFPETTSVAECRASLRKLLDETLFTYAYCTDAQGCLSGVVVMRDLLFADETAQLRDIMVPNPFVLLPDMKIRDAVHEVFSRHYPVYPVTNNDGELVGLVPGYTLVEEQADLLAATPGRMVGVQNEEHVTTPWLRAFRFRHPWLQVNLLTAFIAAAVVGVFEETIAQIVVLAAFLPVLAGQSGNTGCQAMAVTLRAMALDELGGSGKRKMLWKEMRLGLLNGLLVGVTAAIGMWFYASTDASLHAVHLGAVVLGAMTLSCMLSGMIGVLVPLFLKRMGADPATASAILLTTATDVFSMGMLLG
- a CDS encoding GNAT family N-acetyltransferase, encoding MSKVTVRTATQDDLPELAMMFDAYRVFYAQPGDPGKARAFLEERFENRESIVLLAELDGGPAGFTQLYPMFSSVRCCRTWVLNDLFVAVHARRQGVADALLEAAENHARESGAGGLMLETQHSNKPAQVLYRKRGWQEETETTWFSFKT
- a CDS encoding c-type cytochrome; translation: MDQDRKFLDTFLIVIGALMLFTVAMYFLANHLAESNLDTDNSENPYAMAKAAQQLEPVGKVLTTEDELPAAQPVKVAASSNGAAAEALSGEAAYNKACIACHGAGVAGAPKFGDAAAWTDRIAQGNDTLYKHAIEGYQGSAGYMPPKGGASYLSDEEVKAAVDYMVEGSK